The following proteins are encoded in a genomic region of Molothrus aeneus isolate 106 chromosome 12, BPBGC_Maene_1.0, whole genome shotgun sequence:
- the MST1 gene encoding hepatocyte growth factor-like protein isoform X3: protein MQPVLGVLLALAAALGSGHRSPLNDFQRLRATELLAVPVDSQPPLPEQGTAEQCAQRCATSLACRAFHHDQQSQLCQLLPWTQHSPRIQLQKNIRYDLYQKKDYLRDCIGGDGSSYRGTRAMTEKGLRCQHWQATTPHDHSRFLPSPRNGLEENYCRNPDQDKRGPWCYTVDPNVRHQSCGIKKCEDAVCMTCNGEDYRGTVDHTESGTECQRWDLQHPHKHPYHPNKYPDKGLDDNYCRNPDSSERPWCYTTDPEREREYCRIRICKKRPRPVNVTNGCFRGKGEGYRGQVNVTVSGIPCQRWDSQVPHKHHFVPEKYPCKDLQENYCRNPDGSEAPWCFTSRPTVRIAFCFHIRRCPDEQDAQECYHGHGKHYHGHISKTRKGITCQPWAAQTPHVPQISPATHPEARLEENYCRNPDDDSHGPWCYTMDPRTPFDYCAIKPCSGSTVPSIMENTDTVTFEQCGQREERLQQKGRIVGGQPGNSPWTVSIRNRAGVHFCGGSLVKEQWVISTRQCFFSCDADLTGYEVQLGTLFKDPGPGDPDQQTIPIVRIVCGPSESQLVMLKLARPAALTRRVALICLPPERYVVPAGTVCEIAGWGETRGTADGSVLNVARLPVLAHSECNRALRGRLKESELCTAPLRAGVGACEGDYGGPLACLTADCWVLEGVITPSRVCARTDLPALFIRVSLYVDWIYKVMKMG, encoded by the exons ATGCAGCCCGTGCTGGGGGTCCTGCTCGCCCTGGCCGCGGCTCTGGGCTCAG GCCACCGCTCACCCCTCAATGACTTCCAGCGCCTGCGAGCCACcgagctgctggcagtgcctgtggaCTCACAGCCACCACTGCCGGAGCAGGGCACTGCGGAGCAGTGTGCCCAGCgctgtgccaccagcctggCTTGCCG GGCTTTCCACCATGACCAGCAGAGCCAGttgtgccagctgctgccctggaccCAGCACTCACCCCGCATCCAGCTGCAGAAGAACATCCGCTATGACCTGTACCAGAAGAAAG acTACCTGCGGGACTGCATCGGGGGCGATGGCTCCAGCTACCGCGGCACACGGGCCATGACGGAGAAAGGGCTGCGCTGCCAGCATTGGCAAGCCACAACACCACATGATCACAG caggttTCTGCCATCCCCTCGCAATGGGCTGGAGGAGAATTACTGCCGAAACCCTGACCAGGACAAGCGGGGCCCTTGGTGTTACACCGTTGATCCCAATGTCCGGCACCAGAGCTGCGGCATAAAGAAGTGTGAGGATG CTGTCTGCATGACCTGCAATGGGGAGGATTACCGTGGCACCGTGGACCACACCGAATCAGGGACAGAGTGCCAGCGCTGGGACCTGCAGCACCCACACAAACACCCCTACCACCCCAACAA GTACCCTGACAAGGGGCTAGATGACAACTACTGCCGCAACCCTGACAGCTCCGAGCGGCCCTGGTGCTACACCACCGACCCCGAGCGGGAGCGCGAGTACTGCCGCATCCGCATCTGCA AAAAACGCCCACGGCCTGTCAATGTCACCAACGGCTGCTTCAGGGGAAAGGGTGAAGGCTACCGTGGCCAAGTGAATGTTACTGTGTCGGGGATCCCCTGCCAGCGCTGGGACTCCCAGGTGCCCCATAAGCACCATTTCGTGCCTGAGAAGTACCCGTGCAA GGACCTGCAGGAGAACTACTGCCGCAACCCCGACGGATCAGAGGCACCATGGTGCTTCACCTCCCGCCCCACTGTCCGCATCGCCTTCTGCTTCCACATCCGCCGCTGCCCTGATGAGCAGGATGCCCAAG AGTGCTACCACGGCCACGGCAAACACTACCATGGCCACATCAGCAAGACCCGCAAGGGAAtcacctgccagccctgggctgcccagACACCCCACGTGCCCCA GATCTCACCTGCCACCCACCCTGAGGCACGCCTGGAGGAGAACTACTGCCGCAACCCCGATGATGACAGCCATGGCCCCTGGTGCTACACCATGGACCCCCGTACCCCCTTCGACTATTGTGCCATCAAGCCCTGTT ctggcagcacagTGCCCTCCATCATGGAGAATACAG ACACAGTGACATTTGAGCAGTGTGGCCAGcgggaggagaggctgcagcagaagggGCGCATCGTAGGTGGCCAGCCTGGCAACTCACCCTGGACTGTCAGCATCCGCAACCG ggctggtgtGCACTTCTGCGGGGGATCCCTGGTGAAAGAGCAGTGGGTGATCAGCACACGCCAGTGCTTCTTCTCCTG tgATGCCGACCTGACGGGCTATGAGGTGCAGCTGGGGACGCTCTTCAAGGACCCTGGCCCTGGGGATCCTGACCAACAGACCATTCCCATCGTGCGGATTGTCTGCGGCCCCTCTGAgtcccagctggtgatgctgaaGCTAGCAAG GCCAGCTGCTCTGACCAGGCGTGTGGCCCTGATCTGCCTGCCCCCCGAGCGCTATGTTGTGCCTGCAGGCACTGTCTGCGAGATCGCCGGCTGGGGGGAAACCAGAG GCACAGCGGACGGCAGCGTGCTGAACGTGGCGCGGCTGCCAGTGCTGGCCCACAGCGAGTGCAACAGGGCACTGCGGGGGCGCCTCAAGGAGAGCGAGCTGTGCACTGCCCCGCTGCGTGCTGGCGTGGGAGCCTGCGag GGCGATTACGGCGGACCACTGGCTTGTCTCACCGCTgactgctgggtgctggaggggGTGATCACCCCCTCCCGTGTGTGTGCCCGCACTGACCTGCCCGCCCTCTTCATCCGTGTTTCCCTCTATGTTGACTGGATCTACAAGGTGATGAAGATGGGCTGA
- the MST1 gene encoding hepatocyte growth factor-like protein isoform X4, whose amino-acid sequence MQPVLGVLLALAAALGSGHRSPLNDFQRLRATELLAVPVDSQPPLPEQGTAEQCAQRCATSLACRAFHHDQQSQLCQLLPWTQHSPRIQLQKNIRYDLYQKKDYLRDCIGGDGSSYRGTRAMTEKGLRCQHWQATTPHDHRFLPSPRNGLEENYCRNPDQDKRGPWCYTVDPNVRHQSCGIKKCEDAVCMTCNGEDYRGTVDHTESGTECQRWDLQHPHKHPYHPNKYPDKGLDDNYCRNPDSSERPWCYTTDPEREREYCRIRICKKRPRPVNVTNGCFRGKGEGYRGQVNVTVSGIPCQRWDSQVPHKHHFVPEKYPCKDLQENYCRNPDGSEAPWCFTSRPTVRIAFCFHIRRCPDEQDAQECYHGHGKHYHGHISKTRKGITCQPWAAQTPHVPQISPATHPEARLEENYCRNPDDDSHGPWCYTMDPRTPFDYCAIKPCSGSTVPSIMENTDTVTFEQCGQREERLQQKGRIVGGQPGNSPWTVSIRNRAGVHFCGGSLVKEQWVISTRQCFFSCDADLTGYEVQLGTLFKDPGPGDPDQQTIPIVRIVCGPSESQLVMLKLARPAALTRRVALICLPPERYVVPAGTVCEIAGWGETRGTADGSVLNVARLPVLAHSECNRALRGRLKESELCTAPLRAGVGACEGDYGGPLACLTADCWVLEGVITPSRVCARTDLPALFIRVSLYVDWIYKVMKMG is encoded by the exons ATGCAGCCCGTGCTGGGGGTCCTGCTCGCCCTGGCCGCGGCTCTGGGCTCAG GCCACCGCTCACCCCTCAATGACTTCCAGCGCCTGCGAGCCACcgagctgctggcagtgcctgtggaCTCACAGCCACCACTGCCGGAGCAGGGCACTGCGGAGCAGTGTGCCCAGCgctgtgccaccagcctggCTTGCCG GGCTTTCCACCATGACCAGCAGAGCCAGttgtgccagctgctgccctggaccCAGCACTCACCCCGCATCCAGCTGCAGAAGAACATCCGCTATGACCTGTACCAGAAGAAAG acTACCTGCGGGACTGCATCGGGGGCGATGGCTCCAGCTACCGCGGCACACGGGCCATGACGGAGAAAGGGCTGCGCTGCCAGCATTGGCAAGCCACAACACCACATGATCACAG gttTCTGCCATCCCCTCGCAATGGGCTGGAGGAGAATTACTGCCGAAACCCTGACCAGGACAAGCGGGGCCCTTGGTGTTACACCGTTGATCCCAATGTCCGGCACCAGAGCTGCGGCATAAAGAAGTGTGAGGATG CTGTCTGCATGACCTGCAATGGGGAGGATTACCGTGGCACCGTGGACCACACCGAATCAGGGACAGAGTGCCAGCGCTGGGACCTGCAGCACCCACACAAACACCCCTACCACCCCAACAA GTACCCTGACAAGGGGCTAGATGACAACTACTGCCGCAACCCTGACAGCTCCGAGCGGCCCTGGTGCTACACCACCGACCCCGAGCGGGAGCGCGAGTACTGCCGCATCCGCATCTGCA AAAAACGCCCACGGCCTGTCAATGTCACCAACGGCTGCTTCAGGGGAAAGGGTGAAGGCTACCGTGGCCAAGTGAATGTTACTGTGTCGGGGATCCCCTGCCAGCGCTGGGACTCCCAGGTGCCCCATAAGCACCATTTCGTGCCTGAGAAGTACCCGTGCAA GGACCTGCAGGAGAACTACTGCCGCAACCCCGACGGATCAGAGGCACCATGGTGCTTCACCTCCCGCCCCACTGTCCGCATCGCCTTCTGCTTCCACATCCGCCGCTGCCCTGATGAGCAGGATGCCCAAG AGTGCTACCACGGCCACGGCAAACACTACCATGGCCACATCAGCAAGACCCGCAAGGGAAtcacctgccagccctgggctgcccagACACCCCACGTGCCCCA GATCTCACCTGCCACCCACCCTGAGGCACGCCTGGAGGAGAACTACTGCCGCAACCCCGATGATGACAGCCATGGCCCCTGGTGCTACACCATGGACCCCCGTACCCCCTTCGACTATTGTGCCATCAAGCCCTGTT ctggcagcacagTGCCCTCCATCATGGAGAATACAG ACACAGTGACATTTGAGCAGTGTGGCCAGcgggaggagaggctgcagcagaagggGCGCATCGTAGGTGGCCAGCCTGGCAACTCACCCTGGACTGTCAGCATCCGCAACCG ggctggtgtGCACTTCTGCGGGGGATCCCTGGTGAAAGAGCAGTGGGTGATCAGCACACGCCAGTGCTTCTTCTCCTG tgATGCCGACCTGACGGGCTATGAGGTGCAGCTGGGGACGCTCTTCAAGGACCCTGGCCCTGGGGATCCTGACCAACAGACCATTCCCATCGTGCGGATTGTCTGCGGCCCCTCTGAgtcccagctggtgatgctgaaGCTAGCAAG GCCAGCTGCTCTGACCAGGCGTGTGGCCCTGATCTGCCTGCCCCCCGAGCGCTATGTTGTGCCTGCAGGCACTGTCTGCGAGATCGCCGGCTGGGGGGAAACCAGAG GCACAGCGGACGGCAGCGTGCTGAACGTGGCGCGGCTGCCAGTGCTGGCCCACAGCGAGTGCAACAGGGCACTGCGGGGGCGCCTCAAGGAGAGCGAGCTGTGCACTGCCCCGCTGCGTGCTGGCGTGGGAGCCTGCGag GGCGATTACGGCGGACCACTGGCTTGTCTCACCGCTgactgctgggtgctggaggggGTGATCACCCCCTCCCGTGTGTGTGCCCGCACTGACCTGCCCGCCCTCTTCATCCGTGTTTCCCTCTATGTTGACTGGATCTACAAGGTGATGAAGATGGGCTGA
- the MST1 gene encoding hepatocyte growth factor-like protein isoform X2, which produces MQPVLGVLLALAAALGSGHRSPLNDFQRLRATELLAVPVDSQPPLPEQGTAEQCAQRCATSLACRAFHHDQQSQLCQLLPWTQHSPRIQLQKNIRYDLYQKKDYLRDCIGGDGSSYRGTRAMTEKGLRCQHWQATTPHDHRFLPSPRNGLEENYCRNPDQDKRGPWCYTVDPNVRHQSCGIKKCEDAVCMTCNGEDYRGTVDHTESGTECQRWDLQHPHKHPYHPNKYPDKGLDDNYCRNPDSSERPWCYTTDPEREREYCRIRICTEKRPRPVNVTNGCFRGKGEGYRGQVNVTVSGIPCQRWDSQVPHKHHFVPEKYPCKDLQENYCRNPDGSEAPWCFTSRPTVRIAFCFHIRRCPDEQDAQECYHGHGKHYHGHISKTRKGITCQPWAAQTPHVPQISPATHPEARLEENYCRNPDDDSHGPWCYTMDPRTPFDYCAIKPCSGSTVPSIMENTDTVTFEQCGQREERLQQKGRIVGGQPGNSPWTVSIRNRAGVHFCGGSLVKEQWVISTRQCFFSCDADLTGYEVQLGTLFKDPGPGDPDQQTIPIVRIVCGPSESQLVMLKLARPAALTRRVALICLPPERYVVPAGTVCEIAGWGETRGTADGSVLNVARLPVLAHSECNRALRGRLKESELCTAPLRAGVGACEGDYGGPLACLTADCWVLEGVITPSRVCARTDLPALFIRVSLYVDWIYKVMKMG; this is translated from the exons ATGCAGCCCGTGCTGGGGGTCCTGCTCGCCCTGGCCGCGGCTCTGGGCTCAG GCCACCGCTCACCCCTCAATGACTTCCAGCGCCTGCGAGCCACcgagctgctggcagtgcctgtggaCTCACAGCCACCACTGCCGGAGCAGGGCACTGCGGAGCAGTGTGCCCAGCgctgtgccaccagcctggCTTGCCG GGCTTTCCACCATGACCAGCAGAGCCAGttgtgccagctgctgccctggaccCAGCACTCACCCCGCATCCAGCTGCAGAAGAACATCCGCTATGACCTGTACCAGAAGAAAG acTACCTGCGGGACTGCATCGGGGGCGATGGCTCCAGCTACCGCGGCACACGGGCCATGACGGAGAAAGGGCTGCGCTGCCAGCATTGGCAAGCCACAACACCACATGATCACAG gttTCTGCCATCCCCTCGCAATGGGCTGGAGGAGAATTACTGCCGAAACCCTGACCAGGACAAGCGGGGCCCTTGGTGTTACACCGTTGATCCCAATGTCCGGCACCAGAGCTGCGGCATAAAGAAGTGTGAGGATG CTGTCTGCATGACCTGCAATGGGGAGGATTACCGTGGCACCGTGGACCACACCGAATCAGGGACAGAGTGCCAGCGCTGGGACCTGCAGCACCCACACAAACACCCCTACCACCCCAACAA GTACCCTGACAAGGGGCTAGATGACAACTACTGCCGCAACCCTGACAGCTCCGAGCGGCCCTGGTGCTACACCACCGACCCCGAGCGGGAGCGCGAGTACTGCCGCATCCGCATCTGCA CAGAAAAACGCCCACGGCCTGTCAATGTCACCAACGGCTGCTTCAGGGGAAAGGGTGAAGGCTACCGTGGCCAAGTGAATGTTACTGTGTCGGGGATCCCCTGCCAGCGCTGGGACTCCCAGGTGCCCCATAAGCACCATTTCGTGCCTGAGAAGTACCCGTGCAA GGACCTGCAGGAGAACTACTGCCGCAACCCCGACGGATCAGAGGCACCATGGTGCTTCACCTCCCGCCCCACTGTCCGCATCGCCTTCTGCTTCCACATCCGCCGCTGCCCTGATGAGCAGGATGCCCAAG AGTGCTACCACGGCCACGGCAAACACTACCATGGCCACATCAGCAAGACCCGCAAGGGAAtcacctgccagccctgggctgcccagACACCCCACGTGCCCCA GATCTCACCTGCCACCCACCCTGAGGCACGCCTGGAGGAGAACTACTGCCGCAACCCCGATGATGACAGCCATGGCCCCTGGTGCTACACCATGGACCCCCGTACCCCCTTCGACTATTGTGCCATCAAGCCCTGTT ctggcagcacagTGCCCTCCATCATGGAGAATACAG ACACAGTGACATTTGAGCAGTGTGGCCAGcgggaggagaggctgcagcagaagggGCGCATCGTAGGTGGCCAGCCTGGCAACTCACCCTGGACTGTCAGCATCCGCAACCG ggctggtgtGCACTTCTGCGGGGGATCCCTGGTGAAAGAGCAGTGGGTGATCAGCACACGCCAGTGCTTCTTCTCCTG tgATGCCGACCTGACGGGCTATGAGGTGCAGCTGGGGACGCTCTTCAAGGACCCTGGCCCTGGGGATCCTGACCAACAGACCATTCCCATCGTGCGGATTGTCTGCGGCCCCTCTGAgtcccagctggtgatgctgaaGCTAGCAAG GCCAGCTGCTCTGACCAGGCGTGTGGCCCTGATCTGCCTGCCCCCCGAGCGCTATGTTGTGCCTGCAGGCACTGTCTGCGAGATCGCCGGCTGGGGGGAAACCAGAG GCACAGCGGACGGCAGCGTGCTGAACGTGGCGCGGCTGCCAGTGCTGGCCCACAGCGAGTGCAACAGGGCACTGCGGGGGCGCCTCAAGGAGAGCGAGCTGTGCACTGCCCCGCTGCGTGCTGGCGTGGGAGCCTGCGag GGCGATTACGGCGGACCACTGGCTTGTCTCACCGCTgactgctgggtgctggaggggGTGATCACCCCCTCCCGTGTGTGTGCCCGCACTGACCTGCCCGCCCTCTTCATCCGTGTTTCCCTCTATGTTGACTGGATCTACAAGGTGATGAAGATGGGCTGA
- the MST1 gene encoding hepatocyte growth factor-like protein isoform X5, producing the protein MALTGWCIILAVPAPGQRIPVSSPTHSAASRFLPSPRNGLEENYCRNPDQDKRGPWCYTVDPNVRHQSCGIKKCEDAVCMTCNGEDYRGTVDHTESGTECQRWDLQHPHKHPYHPNKYPDKGLDDNYCRNPDSSERPWCYTTDPEREREYCRIRICTEKRPRPVNVTNGCFRGKGEGYRGQVNVTVSGIPCQRWDSQVPHKHHFVPEKYPCKDLQENYCRNPDGSEAPWCFTSRPTVRIAFCFHIRRCPDEQDAQECYHGHGKHYHGHISKTRKGITCQPWAAQTPHVPQISPATHPEARLEENYCRNPDDDSHGPWCYTMDPRTPFDYCAIKPCSGSTVPSIMENTDTVTFEQCGQREERLQQKGRIVGGQPGNSPWTVSIRNRAGVHFCGGSLVKEQWVISTRQCFFSCDADLTGYEVQLGTLFKDPGPGDPDQQTIPIVRIVCGPSESQLVMLKLARPAALTRRVALICLPPERYVVPAGTVCEIAGWGETRGTADGSVLNVARLPVLAHSECNRALRGRLKESELCTAPLRAGVGACEGDYGGPLACLTADCWVLEGVITPSRVCARTDLPALFIRVSLYVDWIYKVMKMG; encoded by the exons ATGGCACTGACGGGGTGGTGCATCATCCTTGCTGTGCCCGCTCCAGGGCAAAGGATTCCTGTCAGCTCTCCTACCcactctgctgccagcaggttTCTGCCATCCCCTCGCAATGGGCTGGAGGAGAATTACTGCCGAAACCCTGACCAGGACAAGCGGGGCCCTTGGTGTTACACCGTTGATCCCAATGTCCGGCACCAGAGCTGCGGCATAAAGAAGTGTGAGGATG CTGTCTGCATGACCTGCAATGGGGAGGATTACCGTGGCACCGTGGACCACACCGAATCAGGGACAGAGTGCCAGCGCTGGGACCTGCAGCACCCACACAAACACCCCTACCACCCCAACAA GTACCCTGACAAGGGGCTAGATGACAACTACTGCCGCAACCCTGACAGCTCCGAGCGGCCCTGGTGCTACACCACCGACCCCGAGCGGGAGCGCGAGTACTGCCGCATCCGCATCTGCA CAGAAAAACGCCCACGGCCTGTCAATGTCACCAACGGCTGCTTCAGGGGAAAGGGTGAAGGCTACCGTGGCCAAGTGAATGTTACTGTGTCGGGGATCCCCTGCCAGCGCTGGGACTCCCAGGTGCCCCATAAGCACCATTTCGTGCCTGAGAAGTACCCGTGCAA GGACCTGCAGGAGAACTACTGCCGCAACCCCGACGGATCAGAGGCACCATGGTGCTTCACCTCCCGCCCCACTGTCCGCATCGCCTTCTGCTTCCACATCCGCCGCTGCCCTGATGAGCAGGATGCCCAAG AGTGCTACCACGGCCACGGCAAACACTACCATGGCCACATCAGCAAGACCCGCAAGGGAAtcacctgccagccctgggctgcccagACACCCCACGTGCCCCA GATCTCACCTGCCACCCACCCTGAGGCACGCCTGGAGGAGAACTACTGCCGCAACCCCGATGATGACAGCCATGGCCCCTGGTGCTACACCATGGACCCCCGTACCCCCTTCGACTATTGTGCCATCAAGCCCTGTT ctggcagcacagTGCCCTCCATCATGGAGAATACAG ACACAGTGACATTTGAGCAGTGTGGCCAGcgggaggagaggctgcagcagaagggGCGCATCGTAGGTGGCCAGCCTGGCAACTCACCCTGGACTGTCAGCATCCGCAACCG ggctggtgtGCACTTCTGCGGGGGATCCCTGGTGAAAGAGCAGTGGGTGATCAGCACACGCCAGTGCTTCTTCTCCTG tgATGCCGACCTGACGGGCTATGAGGTGCAGCTGGGGACGCTCTTCAAGGACCCTGGCCCTGGGGATCCTGACCAACAGACCATTCCCATCGTGCGGATTGTCTGCGGCCCCTCTGAgtcccagctggtgatgctgaaGCTAGCAAG GCCAGCTGCTCTGACCAGGCGTGTGGCCCTGATCTGCCTGCCCCCCGAGCGCTATGTTGTGCCTGCAGGCACTGTCTGCGAGATCGCCGGCTGGGGGGAAACCAGAG GCACAGCGGACGGCAGCGTGCTGAACGTGGCGCGGCTGCCAGTGCTGGCCCACAGCGAGTGCAACAGGGCACTGCGGGGGCGCCTCAAGGAGAGCGAGCTGTGCACTGCCCCGCTGCGTGCTGGCGTGGGAGCCTGCGag GGCGATTACGGCGGACCACTGGCTTGTCTCACCGCTgactgctgggtgctggaggggGTGATCACCCCCTCCCGTGTGTGTGCCCGCACTGACCTGCCCGCCCTCTTCATCCGTGTTTCCCTCTATGTTGACTGGATCTACAAGGTGATGAAGATGGGCTGA
- the MST1 gene encoding hepatocyte growth factor-like protein isoform X6 has protein sequence MTEKGLRCQHWQATTPHDHSRFLPSPRNGLEENYCRNPDQDKRGPWCYTVDPNVRHQSCGIKKCEDAVCMTCNGEDYRGTVDHTESGTECQRWDLQHPHKHPYHPNKYPDKGLDDNYCRNPDSSERPWCYTTDPEREREYCRIRICTEKRPRPVNVTNGCFRGKGEGYRGQVNVTVSGIPCQRWDSQVPHKHHFVPEKYPCKDLQENYCRNPDGSEAPWCFTSRPTVRIAFCFHIRRCPDEQDAQECYHGHGKHYHGHISKTRKGITCQPWAAQTPHVPQISPATHPEARLEENYCRNPDDDSHGPWCYTMDPRTPFDYCAIKPCSGSTVPSIMENTDTVTFEQCGQREERLQQKGRIVGGQPGNSPWTVSIRNRAGVHFCGGSLVKEQWVISTRQCFFSCDADLTGYEVQLGTLFKDPGPGDPDQQTIPIVRIVCGPSESQLVMLKLARPAALTRRVALICLPPERYVVPAGTVCEIAGWGETRGTADGSVLNVARLPVLAHSECNRALRGRLKESELCTAPLRAGVGACEGDYGGPLACLTADCWVLEGVITPSRVCARTDLPALFIRVSLYVDWIYKVMKMG, from the exons ATGACGGAGAAAGGGCTGCGCTGCCAGCATTGGCAAGCCACAACACCACATGATCACAG caggttTCTGCCATCCCCTCGCAATGGGCTGGAGGAGAATTACTGCCGAAACCCTGACCAGGACAAGCGGGGCCCTTGGTGTTACACCGTTGATCCCAATGTCCGGCACCAGAGCTGCGGCATAAAGAAGTGTGAGGATG CTGTCTGCATGACCTGCAATGGGGAGGATTACCGTGGCACCGTGGACCACACCGAATCAGGGACAGAGTGCCAGCGCTGGGACCTGCAGCACCCACACAAACACCCCTACCACCCCAACAA GTACCCTGACAAGGGGCTAGATGACAACTACTGCCGCAACCCTGACAGCTCCGAGCGGCCCTGGTGCTACACCACCGACCCCGAGCGGGAGCGCGAGTACTGCCGCATCCGCATCTGCA CAGAAAAACGCCCACGGCCTGTCAATGTCACCAACGGCTGCTTCAGGGGAAAGGGTGAAGGCTACCGTGGCCAAGTGAATGTTACTGTGTCGGGGATCCCCTGCCAGCGCTGGGACTCCCAGGTGCCCCATAAGCACCATTTCGTGCCTGAGAAGTACCCGTGCAA GGACCTGCAGGAGAACTACTGCCGCAACCCCGACGGATCAGAGGCACCATGGTGCTTCACCTCCCGCCCCACTGTCCGCATCGCCTTCTGCTTCCACATCCGCCGCTGCCCTGATGAGCAGGATGCCCAAG AGTGCTACCACGGCCACGGCAAACACTACCATGGCCACATCAGCAAGACCCGCAAGGGAAtcacctgccagccctgggctgcccagACACCCCACGTGCCCCA GATCTCACCTGCCACCCACCCTGAGGCACGCCTGGAGGAGAACTACTGCCGCAACCCCGATGATGACAGCCATGGCCCCTGGTGCTACACCATGGACCCCCGTACCCCCTTCGACTATTGTGCCATCAAGCCCTGTT ctggcagcacagTGCCCTCCATCATGGAGAATACAG ACACAGTGACATTTGAGCAGTGTGGCCAGcgggaggagaggctgcagcagaagggGCGCATCGTAGGTGGCCAGCCTGGCAACTCACCCTGGACTGTCAGCATCCGCAACCG ggctggtgtGCACTTCTGCGGGGGATCCCTGGTGAAAGAGCAGTGGGTGATCAGCACACGCCAGTGCTTCTTCTCCTG tgATGCCGACCTGACGGGCTATGAGGTGCAGCTGGGGACGCTCTTCAAGGACCCTGGCCCTGGGGATCCTGACCAACAGACCATTCCCATCGTGCGGATTGTCTGCGGCCCCTCTGAgtcccagctggtgatgctgaaGCTAGCAAG GCCAGCTGCTCTGACCAGGCGTGTGGCCCTGATCTGCCTGCCCCCCGAGCGCTATGTTGTGCCTGCAGGCACTGTCTGCGAGATCGCCGGCTGGGGGGAAACCAGAG GCACAGCGGACGGCAGCGTGCTGAACGTGGCGCGGCTGCCAGTGCTGGCCCACAGCGAGTGCAACAGGGCACTGCGGGGGCGCCTCAAGGAGAGCGAGCTGTGCACTGCCCCGCTGCGTGCTGGCGTGGGAGCCTGCGag GGCGATTACGGCGGACCACTGGCTTGTCTCACCGCTgactgctgggtgctggaggggGTGATCACCCCCTCCCGTGTGTGTGCCCGCACTGACCTGCCCGCCCTCTTCATCCGTGTTTCCCTCTATGTTGACTGGATCTACAAGGTGATGAAGATGGGCTGA